A single window of Crassostrea angulata isolate pt1a10 chromosome 8, ASM2561291v2, whole genome shotgun sequence DNA harbors:
- the LOC128159068 gene encoding complement C1q tumor necrosis factor-related protein 4-like, which translates to MMLIGMLIGSLMLSCLDSLYIQNVQTFQYFGKSVAGKVIAAEKNAVAFSAILSKSITVGGKEVVKYDSLLTNVGGAYDKSTGVFTAPYKGIYTISCSLLSSTSNYVHLDIMKNGKKISIVYSASGTNPHSAQTLQLLLKKGDNIWIQNHSENKASLHDHGSYNLFSGVLITQI; encoded by the exons ATGATGTTGATTGGAATGTTGATTGGAAGTTTGATGCTGAGCTGTTTAGATAGTTTAT ATATACAGAATGTGCAGACATTTCAATATTTCGGAAAAAGTGTGGCTGGAAAAGTAATAGCTGCTG AGAAAAACGCTGTTGCTTTCAGTGCAATCTTGTCCAAAAGTATAACAGTTGGCGGTAAGGAGGTTGTGAAGTATGATAGCTTGCTGACCAATGTCGGAGGGGCCTATGACAAGTCCACAGGGGTATTTACTGCGCCCTATAAGGGTATCTACACCATTTCCTGTAGCCTCCTGAGTAGTACAAGCAATTATGTTCACCTCGATATCATGAAGAATGGTAAAAAAATATCCATAGTCTACTCTGCATCTGGTACAAATCCTCACTCTGCTCAAACTCTGCAACTACTTCTTAAGAAAGGAGACAATATTTGGATTCAAAACCACAGCGAAAATAAAGCCAGTCTCCATGACCACGGGTCTTATAATTTGTTTTCTGGTGTGTTGATAACacaaatatga
- the LOC128159071 gene encoding complement C1q-like protein 4 yields the protein MLLTGILLSLMLSCSYINTVRTFQYFGLRERIPAVAFTALLSKDTNIASLGIVKYDKVLTNVGRAYRPSTGIFTAPYKGIYTISCSLMSHPSNSVHLDIMKNGKMQTVLFAASGTYPQTGITLHLLLNKEDKIWIQNENRRIAKLDISGKHNLFSGSLITTL from the exons ATGTTGTTAACTGGAATATTACTGAGTTTGATGCTGAGCTGTTCAT ATATAAACACTGTTCGCACGTTTCAATATTTTGGACTAA GAGAAAGGATACCAGCGGTTGCTTTCACTGCACTTTTGTCAAAAGACACAAACATCGCCAGTCTTGGAATCGTGAAGTATGACAAAGTGCTGACCAATGTAGGTCGAGCTTATCGACCGTCCACGGGGATATTTACTGCACCCTACAAGGGTATCTACACTATTTCCTGTAGCCTCATGAGCCATCCAAGCAATTCTGTTCATCTTGACATCATGAAGAATGGAAAAATGCAAACAGTGTTGTTTGCTGCATCAGGAACATACCCACAAACAGGAATAACCCTGCACCTTCTTCTCAATAAAGAAGACAAAATTTGGATTCAAAATGAGAACAGACGAATTGCAAAACTCGACATCAGTGGTAAACATAATTTGTTTTCTGGCTCTTTAATTAcaacattataa
- the LOC128159070 gene encoding LOW QUALITY PROTEIN: EMILIN-1-like (The sequence of the model RefSeq protein was modified relative to this genomic sequence to represent the inferred CDS: substituted 1 base at 1 genomic stop codon): protein MLGFAVLFSGMTSTGALYINTVQKFEYIRQGGNXPAVAFTALLSKHTTVSSHGVVKYDSVLTNVGGAYEPSTGIFTAPYRGIYTISCSLMSHPSNYVHLRLTMNNKKLSIVYSGPKTHPHSGQTLQLLVNKGDTIWVQNENDQTAKLNDHGSYNVFSGVLIKKI, encoded by the exons ATGCTGGGATTTGCTGTTCTCTTCAGTGGGATGACCAGTACAGGTGCTTTAT ACATAAACACTGTACAAAAGTTTGAATATATCAGACAAG GAGGAAATTGACCTGCTGTTGCTTTCACTGCTCTTTTGTCCAAGCACACAACAGTGAGCAGTCATGGAGTTGTGAAGTATGATAGCGTGCTGACTAATGTTGGTGGGGCCTATGAACCGTCTACAGGGATATTTACCGCACCTTATAGGGGTATCTACACTATTTCCTGTAGCCTAATGAGCCATccaagcaattatgttcatctGCGATTGACCATGAACAATAAAAAGTTGTCTATAGTGTACTCTGGGCCTAAAACCCATCCTCACTCTGGACAAACTCTGCAACTTCTTGTCAATAAAGGGGACACAATTTGGGTCCAGAACGAGAACGACCAGACAGCCAAGCTTAATGACCATGGGTCTTATAATGTATTTTCTGGtgtgttgattaaaaaaatttga